A genomic segment from bacterium encodes:
- a CDS encoding DJ-1/PfpI family protein, producing the protein MSKKVVMIIAGINFRDEEYKVPRAILEKAGVEIKVASSVTKPCRGVLGMTVTPDILISEINVGDYEAIIFVGGGGSSEYWNNETALSIARECIKLDKLLCAICIAPVTLANAGVLNGKKATVFSSEIARLKNKGVNYTGRDVEIDGKIITANGPAAAGKFGEAIAKALE; encoded by the coding sequence ATGTCAAAAAAAGTGGTAATGATAATTGCAGGGATAAATTTCCGTGATGAGGAATACAAGGTGCCAAGAGCGATTTTAGAAAAGGCAGGAGTAGAAATCAAGGTCGCTTCTTCAGTAACGAAGCCTTGCCGTGGAGTGTTAGGAATGACAGTCACGCCGGATATACTTATTAGCGAAATTAATGTTGGAGATTACGAGGCGATAATATTTGTTGGAGGAGGTGGGTCATCTGAATACTGGAATAATGAAACCGCCTTATCTATCGCCAGAGAGTGTATTAAGTTAGATAAACTTTTATGTGCCATTTGTATTGCTCCGGTTACATTAGCTAATGCAGGGGTCCTGAACGGCAAAAAGGCAACCGTTTTTTCTTCAGAAATAGCCAGATTAAAAAATAAAGGCGTCAATTACACCGGTAGAGATGTCGAAATTGATGGCAAAATTATCACGGCAAACGGTCCTGCCGCCGCAGGTAAATTTGGTGAAGCAATCGCTAAGGCTTTAGAGTAA